The Phragmitibacter flavus genome includes the window CGCCACCTTGCCCAACTCCCAGTTGTCTTTCGCCAGTTCGCGCTCGCCCTGCAACACGCGAATCAACATCGCGTCCTGAAAATTCACTGCATTGGTAAACATCTCACCCGCCTTGCACGGGATCGTCGTGTTGCGCGGAATGATCACATTCATCAATCCACCAAACGTCTCAATTCCCAATGACAACGGTGTCACGTCCAGCAACACCACATTCCTCAGCGCTCCGCTCAAAATGCCCGCCTGAATCACCGCGCCCAGCGCCACGGCCTCATCAGGATTCTGCGAAAGATTCGGCTCCCGCGAAAACCACTGCGCCACCTTCTCACGCACCAGTCTCATTCGCGTCGAACCACCCACCAAAATCACCTCGTCCAAATCCTCCGTCTTCACTCCGGCATCCGACATCGCCCGCAAACAAAAAGCGCGGGTTCGATCAATCAACGGCGTCGCCAGCTTGTTAAAGTCCGCCAGATTAACGATCACCTGATAACTCTTTTCTCCCTCAAAAAACGGCAGATCAACGGTCACCTCATCCTGAACCGACAACCGCTTCTTCGCCTCCTCCGCCGCTGTCATCAATCGCGACTGTTTCGACACCCCTATCATCTCAAATTCTTCATCCGAAACCTTCATCTGTCTCCAGATCCACGCCGCCAATGCGCGGTCCACATCATCCCCACCAAGCCGCGTGTCGCCTGCCGTCGCCAGCACCTGAAACACGCCATCCCGCATTTCCAAAATCGAAACATCAAAGGTGCCGCCACCCAGATCATAAACGGCAATCCGTCGACGCTCCTCCATCTTGTCCAATCCATAAGCCAGCGCCGCCGCTGTCGGTTCGCTGACAATGCGCTCCACCTTCAACCCTGCCAGTTCCCCTGCCTGCTTCGTGGCCTGCCGTTGTGCATCATTAAAATAAGCCGGCACCGTGATCACCGCCCGGTTCACCGTGGTCTCCAACGCCCTTTCGGCGATGCCCTTCAAGTGCTTCAAAATCTCACTCGAGACCTGCACCGCATCCACCCCCAACGCTTTCAAATCATAAGCCGGCTGCCAGCCATCCTGATTCTGATCAACCTCCCCTTCGCGCCTTCCCATAAAACGTTTCACTGAAGTCACCGTCCTCGCAGGTTCCAAAGCCCGCCGCCGCAACGCCGCCGCCCCGACCATCACGTTCCCATCCCCATCATAAAACACCGCCGATGGCGTCAATCGTGAACCCTCCGCATCCGCCAGCAAAATGGGAAACCCACTGTCCACCACCCCCACCAACGAATTCGTCGTCCCAAGGTCAATTCCCAAAATGTAGTCGGTCTCAATTTCGTTCATGCTCACTCCAAGGTCCAACCATCAACCATTAATCCCCTTCAACCAACTTGAATCAATCGACTGACGGCCTTGTGTATCCCCGTGACACAGCTTGCAGCCTGTGGGTGTGACAGGCATTTTGCCTGTCATCCGAGCGTCTCCGTGCCTACATCACACCATAGACTACAAGTTCCGCATCCCTTACTTCTGCGCCGTCTCCTGCTTCGGAGCAGCGGGAGTCACCGGTGCCGACGGAGTCGCCGGTGTCGGTGCTGCTGGTGCCGGAGCCGCCGCGACCGTCGCCCGCATTTTCTGGAACGGCACACTCTCCACCACCGAAACAATCAAATCCTGCAGACGATACTCACCCTCTGCCGCCTTCTCCTTCAACTGCCTGACAAACAGCTTGTCGGGATAATCCAACCCGCGGCCCAGCGAATAAATCAAAAGATTCTCAATCAAGGTCCGCGTGAAGTCATCGCGTTTCAGATCCACCAACAGCTTGCGCAACTCCGCCGCCCCGTTGAACTTCTCCCCCGTCAGCAGCTTGCCCGTCGCATCCACCGCCTCCTTGTTGTCCTGATCGCGCCAGCGTCCGATCGCATCAAAGTTCTCAAACGCGAAACCAAACGGATCAAGGAATGCGTGACAGCTGGAGCAGCTCGGATTCGCACGGTGCGCCTCAAAACGCTGACGCAACGTTCCCTCCACCTTGGCCCCGCGATCCTCGCCAAACTCTGGAATGTTCTGAGGCGCCGGCGGCGGCGGTGTGCCCAGCACGTTCTCCAACAAAAACTGACCCCGCTTCACCGGCGACGTTCTTGTTGGATGCGACGTCAGCGCCAAAATCCCCGCCTGCGTCAACAACCCGCCACGCGGCGTGCCTTTCAACGACACCTTCTGGAACTTGGAACCCTTCACGCCCTCAACGCCATAAAACTTCGCCAGCGTCTCGTTCATGAACGTGTAGTCGCTGTCGAGGATCTCCAAAGCGCTGCGGTTGTCGCGCAGGATGTGATCAAAAAACAACTCCGACTCCTTCTTCATGTCGCGACGCAGACTGCCCTTGTAAAATTCCGGAAAACGCCGCTGATGGGGCGACATCAACTCGATGTCACGCAGCCGCAGCCACTGACCCGCAAAATTTTCCGTCAACGCCCATCCCTTCCAATCACCGATCATGCGCTTGACCTCGGCTTTCAAATTGGCCCGCAGCTGACCCTTGCCCGCCAGCTCCAGCAACTGATCATCAGGCGCACTGCTCCAGATGAAATAAGACAAACGCGATGCCAGCGTGAACTCATTCACCAACGCCGATCCTTTCCCCACGGGTCCCGCCACATCCGGGGCACCATTGAACAAAAACTTCGACGATCCCATCATCGCCTCCAACACCAGGCTGATCGCTTCCTGCCGTGAAGCGCCTTCTTTCTGCGCCATCACGACCAGCCCCATCAGCTTGTTGAGATCCCCCGCTTCAACAGGACGCCGAAACATCTTCAATCCCATGCGGCTGATCCATTCGCGCGCAAACGCAGGCTCAAACACCTGGGCCGTCTCCGAGCCGGTGGGTCCCACGATATACACCTCTTCCAAATAGGCATTGCGATCCTTGCCATTCAGATAAAAATCGTTCACAAAACCTACCACGATGGTGTTTTTGCCTGCCTTCAGTTTTTTCGTCGTGAATGACAGCGTTTGATTCTTGCCATCCGGCTCCGTGATGTCCAGCGTGCGCACCTCATCGCCCACCTTCACCGACAACCGCGCCCGTTCATCCCCAGCCTGGTTCGCATTCGCCACCAACATCACCCGATACTCACCGTCCGACGGCAGCTCAAACTCGCGCTTCACGCTTCCATTGCTGGCGAACACCGCCCGCTTGTTTTGCAAAAACACCCCGCCACCATCAAGCTTCTCAAAGTCGTCACCCTGAATCTCCAGCTGCGCAGGACTAATCTTCTTGCCCTGCATCAGCCACTCCAGAAATGGCGACTGCGCCACCGCCTTCATTTTGATCGGCCCTTCCACATGAGCCGACCTCAGCAACAGGTTGCGATCACGACGATGTTTGTCCGGCGCGTTGTCATCAAAATGATCATTCAAAAACCGCACCGCCAGACTGCGCTTGCCTTTCTCCAAGTTCAAATCAAACGCCACCCGCTCCAGGCTGCCATCAATGTCCTTGCCATCAAACTCCTTCTCCACCTCGCCATTGAACACTTCCTTCCCATCCACCAGCACCGCATACTTCGCGTTTTCATCCCCCGATTTGTTCGACGAAAGCAACAACGTCACCCGATACAAACCCGGCTCTTTGATCTCCGTCGTTCCCACCATTTCGCCATTGCCAAACAGTGCCATCATCCCATAGCGCTCCGAACCACTGCCGCTGCTCACCTTGAACTCATCCCCGCTCAACTCATCCTCAAAACGCCCCGCCGGACGCACCCACACCGCCTCCGCAGCGACCTCGCGCGCCGACCGCAAATACTTCTCCATCAACATCGGTGAAAGGCTCAACACCGACCCAATGTTGTCATAACCATAACCCGTGTCATCCGGCGGAAAATTACGCGCCGGACGTGAGTTCACCTTCAACACATCGCGCACCGTGTTGTTGTATTCCGTGCGATTCATTCGACGCAACGTCACATGCCCTGGATCAGGCTTCGTGGGGTCCACCCAAAACACCTCGTCTTCAATCCACTTCAACACCAGTTTCCGCTCCTCCAATGTCGGCTGATCCTTGTCCTCCGGAGGCATCACATGCGTGCTCATGATCTCCCGCACATGATCCCACATCTTCTTGTCGCTCAGCGCCTCCGCATAATCCTTGTGCCCGTCCATCGCAAAATCGCCCTTGTCCATCCCATCCCCATGGCAGTCGTAACAAAAGGTCTGCAACACCGGCAGCACACTCTTTTCAAACGTCTGGTGACCACGCAGCTCTCCCGCCGCAAACACAGGTTTCACCATCGCCATCCCCACGGAAGACAAACTCACAACAACAAAAGTAACCAGGCGACGCAATTTCATTTCGATTCAATTCAGAAAAGCCGCGGCAGCAACCCATGCGCCACGTCCTCTTATAGGACTACGCGCTTCACCCCCCTGCGGCTTTCCGCAAAATAGGTCGAAATCAGGAATCTGCACCCTGCTTCTTGGATTCCTCCACCCCTTTGCCCTTCCGCGCTGCCTGCCATTCCCGATATTTGCTCAACTCGGTCTCTACCAGCTTCAAACAAAACGCCAGCACTGTCGCATCATCCAGATACCCCAGTCCCGGCACGATGTCCGGAATCGCATCCACCGGATTCAACACATAAAACAAGGCCAGCGCCGCTGCTCCAATCGCCCAATACGGCACCTCACGATAGTTCCCTTGGAAATAATCCTTCACCATCTGCAGCAGCAATATCCCATGCTCCAACAATGCCTTTAGCGCCTTCTGACCCGTTAATTTCTTCTCAATTTCACGTTCCTTGTCCACCACCGTGGAAATCGTGGCATCATGACGCTGATCGGGAGGGGATGATTTTTCAGACATGGCTTAAATTTTCCTTACGATTGCCAAACAGCAAGCATGGCAACAACCTTGGATGATCAAGCTTCAGGAACGTTGCAAAAAAACTTCATCTGTCCTCCTCCCGTCGCATCTCCCATGTCCAGCAGCCTAAATCTTGAAATCGACGCCCAATCCTGGCCCCTTCAATCTGGCGACATCATTGGCCGGTTCGGCACCGTCGCCCTTGATGCCCTCAAAACCTGCGACGTGCTCTCCCGCCATCATCTTCGCGTCGATCTCGTCCAAAACCTCTGGCACCTCACCGTCCTCCCCAACGTCCGCAACGCCACCCGGCTCAACGGCAAACTCCTCACGCCCGAAGAATCGGTGCCCCTCACCGCCATCAACGACCTCACCATCCACACCCTTCACCTGCGCCTTCGTCAAACCTTTCAAGAATCCTCCCCCAACACCCTTACCAATCACCCGGTCGCCCTGCTCACCATCGACCCGCTGCTCCAGATCCAGCTCCTCAACCCCAGCGCCCAAACCCTCCTCGGCACCACCCTCACCATCGGCAGCAACCTCGCCAGCTTCATCGATCCGCAAAGCATCATCCGACTCCGCCTCGCCCTCGACCAATTGCAAAACCAACAAACCACCAGCATCGACCTCCAATCCCCGCCGCCCCGCGAACTCCATCTCCGCACCCTCCTCCGACGCGACAACGCCACCAACACCTTCCTCCTCGCCCTCCACGACATCACCGACGAACACCAGCAAAACCTCCATCTTCAAACCAGCCTCAAGGCTCACACCACCCATCTCCACCAGCTCAGCGCGTTGCTCTCCTCCCCCGCCCTGCACACCGGCGACCTGCCCGTCATTCTCCCCCTCATCGCCCAATACACCGCCGACCTGCTACCTGAAACCCACGTCGCCCTCTCCATTCTCCAATCCGACCAATCCCTTCACCCCGCCGCCATCGCCGGCACCGTCTACCAACACGCCACTCCCCATTTCTCCAAAACCCACCCCGGCGGCGAAATCCAACTCACCCGCCCGCCCCACGCGCTCTGGACTGACTTCGACGAACAAACCGCCCACCTCAGCTTCCACCTTTTCTCCCTCGCCCTCGACAACGCCCGCCGCGCCCAGGACCTCGAACGCCTCCAACTCCACGAAGACTCCCTCAAAGTCGAATTCGCCCAGGCCACCCGCTACCTTTCCCGACTCCTTCCCGCCCCCGTGACCACTGGACCTGTTCACCTCCACTGGCAATACCAGCCCAGCGGCGGACTCGGCGGTGATGTCTTCGGTTACGACTGGCTCGATCACGACCACCTCTATCTTTTTGTCGTCGACGTCGCCGGTCACGGCATCGGAGCCGCCCTCCTCGCCGTCTCACTCATCAACCACCTCCGCCTCAGCATCGAGCGCAAAGAACCCTGGCTTCGCGACCCCGCCGACTGGCTCACCCACCTCAACCAAACCTTTCCCATGGAAAAACACGGTGGACTCACCTGGACCCTGTGGTGCGGCATCTACAACACCACCAAAAAGGAGCTTCACTACTCCAGCGGCGGTCATCCACCCGCCATCCTCCTTGATCGCGGCCAGGTCAAAGAACTCACCACCAACGGACCCGTCCTCGGAGCTCTTGCCGACATCACCTTCCAGTCCGCCAAAACCAAAGTCCATCCCGGAGCCAAACTCTTCCTCTACACCGATGGCGTTTTCGAGTTCCCCCTCGCCGACGGCACCACCGGCACCAGCGCCAGTTTTGTGAGCACCGTCGCCGGCACCGCCAACATGACCAGCGGCGAATGCGACTTCCTCCACCATCACGCCGCCGCCCTCTGCGGCAGCAGCGAATTCCCCGACGACTTCACCCTCCTCTGCGCCAAATTCACCTGATCGACTTCCTCAAGTCGAAGCCGCAAAGCCTGCACCGAAACCCTGGAACTCCAAAGATTTTGCAGCTCCTCAACACCACCGCTCCACGATCGATTGATTTGGGTAATTTTGAATCAGGCCTTTCGGAACATGCATCCAATCGTCAAGAGCGCATAAGCTCCGACGACCAGCCAGAAGCTGTATTGGCTCAGATATTTGACCGACTCAAAATGACCGATCAGTCCCAGCACCGCTAGGATCAATGACACGACAAACAACTTCTGGGTGGGGGCGCTTAATTTCATAAGGGTTTTTTACGGAGAAGGGATGCAACAACTCCGCTTCTCCCTTCGCCATCCAATCGTGCAACGTCAAACGTTCAATTGCCAAATCCAGACGATTCACCAACATTCATGCTCGCGACGAATCTCTTAGCGTCTTATCGCCGTCGACCAATTCACCAACAATTCATACCGACTTCATCCAACTTTCACCCACCCGGGCTCCCTCTCTCTCATGTCCATCCTCTCCCGTCCCCTCTCTTGGTTCCTCGCCGTCGTCGTCTGGTATGCCGCCCTGCTCTACCTCTCCTCCCAATCCCAACTCGAGGCCCCCGTCCCCGAATTCATGCATCGCGACAAAGTCATGCACCTGACCTACTTCGCTCTCGGCGGCATCTGTCTCTATCTCGCCCTACGATTTTCGCGACCCCACTTTACCCACGCCCGAATCTCCCTATTCGTCATCCTATTCTGCGCCAGCATCGGAGCCCTCGATGAATTCCGTCAATCCTTCACCCCCAACCGCAGCGGCAACGATCTCGGCGACTGGATCGCCGACACCCTCGGAGGCGTGGTCGCCTGTTTCGTCAGCCCCTATCTCCTCCCCCTCATCAAAAAACTCAGCCGATAATTTTCAGCCTTCATCCCTCATCCTTCATCCTTTTGTAACATGTCCGCCGCTGACCGTATCCTTCAACTCCGCCGCGAAATCGAGCACCACAACCAGCTCTATTACCAGCAGGCCCAGCCCGAGATCACCGACCAGCAATACGACACCCTCCTCCGCGAACTCCAGGATCTCGAACTCGCCCACCCCGACCTGCTCACCCCCGACTCCCCCACCCAGCGCGTCGGCGGTGCCCCGCTCCAGGGTTTCACGCAAATCACGCACCCCGTGCGCATGATGAGCCTCGACAACACCTACTCCGAAGCCGAACTGCGCGACTTCTACAACCGCCTCCAAAAATCCCTCGGACGCGAACACATTCGCTGCCTCGTCGAAGCCAAAATCGACGGGGTCGCCGTCGCCGTGCGCTATGAAAATGGTCTCCTCAACTACGCCGCCACCCGCGGTGATGGCACTGTGGGCGACAACATCACCGCCAACATGAAAACCATCCGCGGCCTCCCCCTGCGCATTCCCGCTGATGGACCCCAAACCTTCGAAGTCCGCGGCGAAGTCTACATGACCCGCACCGTCTTCGACAAGATCAACCAGGAACGCGAAGAGGCCGGTGAACCCCTCTACGCCAACCCCCGCAACACCACCGCCGGCACCCTCAAACAACTCGACTCCCGCCAGGTTGCCAAACGCCCGTTGCACGTGCTCTTCTACGGCCTCGGCGACCCCGGCGACACCCAGCTCAACACCCAAAGCGAGATCCACCAACTCCTCGACCACTCCAAACTCCCCCGCTCCCCGCTCCTCTGGCCATGCGACACCTTCGAACAAGTCCTCGAAGCCACCCACGCCATCGACGCCCAACGCAAATCCCTCCCCTACGACACCGATGGTGCCGTCATCAAGGTCGACAGCTTCGCGGAACAACGCGAACTCGGTGCCACCAGCAAAGCGCCCCGCTGGGCCATTGCCTACAAATTTCAGGCCGAACAAGCCGAAACCCGACTCCTTGCCGTCGACATCCAGGTCGGTCGCACCGGTGCCCTCACCCCCGTCGCCCGCCTCACCCCCGTCCTGCTCAGCGGCTCAACTGTCTCCAACGCCACCCTTCACAACTACGAGGAAATTCAGCGCAAAGACATCCGCATCGGCGACCTCGTCACCATCGAAAAAGCCGGCGAAATCATCCCCGCCGTCATCTCCGTCAACACCACCGCGCGAACCGGCAACGAAACCCCCGTCCCTGTCCCGACCACCTGCCCCGTCTGTAACACCCCCGCCGTCAAAGACCCCGTCCAGGTCGCCATCCGCTGCCCCAATCCCAACTGCCCTGAACAGGTCAAACGCCGGCTCGAACACTTCACCCAACGCGGTGCCATGGACATCCGCAGCCTCGGCGAAAAGAACATCGCCCAACTCGTCGACCTCAACCTCATCCGCACCCCTGCCGACATCTACGACCTCAACGAACTCTCCCTTGCCCGCATGGAACGGCAGGGCACCAAAAGCATCGATAACCTCATCAAAGGCATCGCCGAAAGCAAAACCCAGCCTCCCTGGCGCCTGCTCTTCGGCCTCGGCATCCTCCACGTCGGAGCCTCCAGCGCCCGCAGCCTCCTCGATCACTTCGACAGCATCGACAAACTCTCGACTACCTCCATCGAAGACCTCTTAAAAGTCAGCGACATCGGCACCATCGTCGCCCAGAGCATCCACACCTGGTTCAACGACGAAGCCAATCAGCAACTCATCACCCGCCTGCGCGATTCCGGTCTCAACTTCACCAACCCCCAAACCGAACAAGCCTCCGACCGCTTCGCCGGCACCACCTGGGTCATCACCGGCACCCTCAGTCAACCGAGAGAAACCATCGCCGAAATCATCCGCAGTCACGGCGGCAAAGTCAGCGGCAGCGTCAGCGCCAAAACCACCTATCTCCTCGCCGGAGAAGAAGCCGGCAGCAAACTCGACAAAGCCAAAAAACTCGGCGTCAAAACCCTCACCGAGCCCGAGTTCACCGACCTCCTAAACTCCCCCCGCTAACGATTCGTCCCCCACCATGGAGTGCCGACGTGTCGTCGGCAAAAACCCAAAATCGGACCACCGACGTTCCGTCGGTCTCAACCCACCACCAAGTCACAATCCGCCCAACGCACCCTCTCCCGCCGCTCCCCAAGTCGGACCACCGACGTGCCGTCGGTTTCGCCCCCTCTCACCCCCATCAAGGCAGCGCACCCACCTCACGCAGCACCGCCCGCGTGATCCCCTCCCGCTTCGGCAAATCCTCCATCCGCCCCGGCGTGTCGATATTCAGCGCAAAAAACCCCGGCCCCGTTGGCCACTCCACCCATCCCACCCCCCCCCCAATCTCCCCGCTCCAGCCTGTCTTCGCCCGCAAGATCCAATCCCTCCCCGCCTCCACAATCATCACATCCTTCACCAACCGCTGATGCTCCACCTTGAACGGCAACTCATTCCGATAAAGCCGCTTCAAAAACGCCACCTGCTCCACCGCTGAAATCGCCAAATCCCCCTCCACCCAAAACGGCTTCATTCCCGTCACCTCCTCATTCCCATAACCCACCTTCTTCAAATACTCTATCTCCGCCTCATCCCCAATCTCCCGCGCAAATTTCTCATAAACCCAAACCACCGAATTCCGCATCGACGAACGCAAATCCTGATCCCGGTTCCAGGTTTCAATCGGCCTCTGCTCTCCATCCCATTCAAAGACCTGAAACTCATCCCGCACCACTCCCGCGTCCAACGCAAACAACGTATGCGGAATCTTGAACGTTGAAGCCGGCGTCAACCGCTTCTTCGCCCTCTCCCCATCATAAACTCCCGACGCTCCTCCACCTTCCCCCCGTTCATCCAACACCACCACCGTCCCCTCCGCTTTCGCTTCCTCAAAAAAACGCCCCCACTCCGCCCGCTCCACCAGCGCATCCTCCGCCCAGCCTGAACTGCAAACAAAAACAAAGACACCAAAGCTCCACCACGGATTTCTCATCCCATTGGTTCTACACCCACCCGGCCTCCAAGATCGATCAAAAAATTTGAATCGCCAATCATCCATCACCAACTAAGCGACACGCTCCCAACGAAACTTGCGATCTTTCTCTTCTATCGGCTGATCATTGATGCTCGCAAACCTCCGCGCCATGTAACCATTCTCATCAAACTCCCAGTTTCATTGCCATGACTGCGCCACCACTGGTCGCTGTCATCATGCCATTCATATTCAAATCGCACCGCAATGCGATTCCCCGTGAAAGCCCACAGCGTTTTCTTCAAACGATAGTCCTGTTCCCTCTCCCATTTGCGCGTCAGAAACTCGACCACCTCAGCCCGACCACGAAGAAAGTGGGATCGGTTGCGCCACTCCGTATCCTCCGTGTAGGCAAGCGAGACCCGTTGCGGATCACGACTGTTCCAGGCATCCTCCGCAGCTTGAACTTTTTTAATGGCGGTTTCTTCAGTAAAAGGAGGGAGTGGTGGGCGCGGGTTCATGATTCGGATTGATAGGTTTTCAGTTGAGCTTCCAGTTCCGCAATGCGGTTTTTCAATGGCACGATGGCCGTTTCAATCTCAGCAGGCGTAAATCGCGGCGTGATGAACTTCGGACAGTTCCAGTCATAAGACAAAACATCGATCACCATGATCCGCTCAACCTTCGCCGCATGACCTCCCGGCGGAGCAATGCGCTCCACCAAGTCGGGATGTTCACGCGCATCCAACACCTTCGCATGACCAAGAATCTTCAGCCGTTCCCGCGCAGGATAATCCATCAGAAACAAACTCACCCGATCATTCACCGCAAGACTGCCAACGCTGATCATCTGCCGGTTGCCCCCATGATCCGCAAACATCAGTTCATTCTCTCCGGTAACCTTCAAAAACCCCTTCCGTCCACCGCGATGTTGCAAATAAGGCCAGCCGTTTTCCGTGATGGTTGCCATGTAAAAGGAGTCGCGATCTTCAATAAACGCCACCTCCGATGCGGTCAGCGCATCGACCTTTGGAGCCCCTTCAAAGTCGGGATAAGTGCGACCATAATAATGACGCTCCGCTTCCAGAACCGCAGGCGTCAGCACCGTATGCATGTATCGATCAGCCATGGCAAAATTAGTTATAAGTTACAAACCCATCATGCCCCCTCACCAACCTCACGGGTAATGCTGCTTTCCTGTTGCGGTTATGCACCACCAACATAACCTCCCGCCTCATGATTGACCTCATCCGCGCATTGCTGGTTGTGATCGAAGAAGGAAGCATCAATCGCGCCGCCCTTCGCCTGCGCCTGTCCCAGCCCGCCCTCAGTCGGCAGATGAAAGCGCTTGAGGAACAAATCGGCGGCCGCTTGCTGGAACGTGAAACCGGTGGCGTCAAACCCACCAACCTTTGCCACACGCTGATGAAATCCATGCGTCCCCTGATGGAAGCGTATGACCTCAACCTCGCCAACCTGCGCCGTCAGGCCCGCGGCGAACGATCGGAACTGCGCGTGGGATATCTCATCTCCGCCGCTCAAAGCATCCTCACCCCGGCACTCACCCGATTGCGCAAAGCCCATCCCGACGTCAAACTTTTGCTGCACGACCTCTCGCCACGCGAACAAATCGATGGACTTCGTGCTGGTGAACTCGACCTCGCCCTCATCGGCCAGGAAGGCAGTGTCGCCGCCAGCGAATTTCACAGCACCAAACTCGGCTCATTCCGGGTCTGCGCCGCTCTTTCCGACAGCGATCCCCTCGCCTCAAAAACCAGGATCACCCTCAAAGACCTGAAAGGACGCGACTTCATCGGCATTGATGAACACCACATGCCGGGTCGCAACCGCTGGCTCACCTCCCTCTGCCGCACCGCCGGATTCAAACCCCGCTTCGCCGCCATCGTCGATGGCATCACCAACGTCCTCTCCCTAGTCGTGTCCGAATCCGCCGTCACCCTGCTGCCCGACTACTTCCTTCAGTTCCAACACCCGGGCGTCACGTTCGTGCCCATCAGCGATGAACAGGCACGCTGGGACTTCATCGTCCTCACCCAACGTGGCCGCACCTCCACCGCTGCCAGAACCTTGCTAGAGGCGCTCAAACAAGTCGTCGCCAAAGACAAATGATCGACGCCAACTCTCGACTGCCATCATAAAAAAACCTTGGCATCCCCCGCCTGCCCGATAGGCTCTCACTCTCTCTCCGCCCAACACCCTTTCGATCCCGTCATGAAAAATCTCAAACAACGCATCAAAGCCGGCGAAACCGTCAACGGCTGCTGGCTTAACCTCGGCTCCCCGCTCACCGCCGAAATCGTCGGCCTCGCCGGCTTCGACTGGGTGCTCATCGACCTCGAACACGGTGCCGGTGGCGAAACCGACATCGCCGCCCAGCTCCAGGCCCTCCAGCACACCCCCACCACCCCCATCGTCCGCGTTGAAAGCGCCGCCAGTCAGCGCATCCACCGTGTCCTCGACATGGGAGCCCAGGGGATCATGTGCCCCAAGGTCAACAATGCCGCCGAAGCTCAAACCGTCGCCAGCGGCATGCACTACCCACCCCACGGCACCCGCGGCGTCGCCAAAATGGTGCGTGCCACCGCCTTTGGACGCGACTTTGCCGACTACTACCGCGACGCCCGCGAAAACCTCCTCGGCGTCATCCAAATCGAAACCATCGAAGCTCTCAGCCACCTCGATGAAATCGCCGCCCTCGACGGCGTCGACGTCCTCTTCATCGGCCCCGCCGACCTCACCATGGAGCTCGGCATCTTCGGCCAGTTCGACCACCCCAAATTTCTCGAAGCCGTCCACGCCATCGTCAAAGCCGCCAACAACGCCAACAAAGCCACCGGCATCCTCTTCTTCAATCCCGACGACTACCAAAAATACCACAACCTCGGCATCCGCATGATCGCCTGCGGAGCCGACGCCACCTTCGTCGCCGACAGCGCCCGCACCATGGCCGCCAAGCTCCAGTCCGCTCGCGACGTGCCTCAATCGTAAATCAAAGCCGCCATGCCTCCCTTCCTCGCCGACCCCATCGTCATCATCATCTGCGGCGTCATCCTCGTCGTCGGCGGCATCATCTGGCTGCGCCTCCATCCCTTCCTCGCCCTCCTCCTTGGCGCGTTCGCCGTCGCCATGATGACGCCCGCTGCGGCCATCGAACAGTTCGCGATCGACCGCGGCATGTCCGCCCAGGCCGCTGCTCAAATGGCCGACCGCCATGTCGGCGAACGCATCGCCGAAGCCTTCGGCAAAACCGTCGGCA containing:
- the ligA gene encoding NAD-dependent DNA ligase LigA, whose amino-acid sequence is MSAADRILQLRREIEHHNQLYYQQAQPEITDQQYDTLLRELQDLELAHPDLLTPDSPTQRVGGAPLQGFTQITHPVRMMSLDNTYSEAELRDFYNRLQKSLGREHIRCLVEAKIDGVAVAVRYENGLLNYAATRGDGTVGDNITANMKTIRGLPLRIPADGPQTFEVRGEVYMTRTVFDKINQEREEAGEPLYANPRNTTAGTLKQLDSRQVAKRPLHVLFYGLGDPGDTQLNTQSEIHQLLDHSKLPRSPLLWPCDTFEQVLEATHAIDAQRKSLPYDTDGAVIKVDSFAEQRELGATSKAPRWAIAYKFQAEQAETRLLAVDIQVGRTGALTPVARLTPVLLSGSTVSNATLHNYEEIQRKDIRIGDLVTIEKAGEIIPAVISVNTTARTGNETPVPVPTTCPVCNTPAVKDPVQVAIRCPNPNCPEQVKRRLEHFTQRGAMDIRSLGEKNIAQLVDLNLIRTPADIYDLNELSLARMERQGTKSIDNLIKGIAESKTQPPWRLLFGLGILHVGASSARSLLDHFDSIDKLSTTSIEDLLKVSDIGTIVAQSIHTWFNDEANQQLITRLRDSGLNFTNPQTEQASDRFAGTTWVITGTLSQPRETIAEIIRSHGGKVSGSVSAKTTYLLAGEEAGSKLDKAKKLGVKTLTEPEFTDLLNSPR
- a CDS encoding VanZ family protein; translated protein: MSILSRPLSWFLAVVVWYAALLYLSSQSQLEAPVPEFMHRDKVMHLTYFALGGICLYLALRFSRPHFTHARISLFVILFCASIGALDEFRQSFTPNRSGNDLGDWIADTLGGVVACFVSPYLLPLIKKLSR
- a CDS encoding SpoIIE family protein phosphatase; translation: MSSSLNLEIDAQSWPLQSGDIIGRFGTVALDALKTCDVLSRHHLRVDLVQNLWHLTVLPNVRNATRLNGKLLTPEESVPLTAINDLTIHTLHLRLRQTFQESSPNTLTNHPVALLTIDPLLQIQLLNPSAQTLLGTTLTIGSNLASFIDPQSIIRLRLALDQLQNQQTTSIDLQSPPPRELHLRTLLRRDNATNTFLLALHDITDEHQQNLHLQTSLKAHTTHLHQLSALLSSPALHTGDLPVILPLIAQYTADLLPETHVALSILQSDQSLHPAAIAGTVYQHATPHFSKTHPGGEIQLTRPPHALWTDFDEQTAHLSFHLFSLALDNARRAQDLERLQLHEDSLKVEFAQATRYLSRLLPAPVTTGPVHLHWQYQPSGGLGGDVFGYDWLDHDHLYLFVVDVAGHGIGAALLAVSLINHLRLSIERKEPWLRDPADWLTHLNQTFPMEKHGGLTWTLWCGIYNTTKKELHYSSGGHPPAILLDRGQVKELTTNGPVLGALADITFQSAKTKVHPGAKLFLYTDGVFEFPLADGTTGTSASFVSTVAGTANMTSGECDFLHHHAAALCGSSEFPDDFTLLCAKFT
- a CDS encoding pyridoxamine 5'-phosphate oxidase family protein; translated protein: MADRYMHTVLTPAVLEAERHYYGRTYPDFEGAPKVDALTASEVAFIEDRDSFYMATITENGWPYLQHRGGRKGFLKVTGENELMFADHGGNRQMISVGSLAVNDRVSLFLMDYPARERLKILGHAKVLDAREHPDLVERIAPPGGHAAKVERIMVIDVLSYDWNCPKFITPRFTPAEIETAIVPLKNRIAELEAQLKTYQSES
- the blaOXA gene encoding class D beta-lactamase, translated to MRNPWWSFGVFVFVCSSGWAEDALVERAEWGRFFEEAKAEGTVVVLDERGEGGGASGVYDGERAKKRLTPASTFKIPHTLFALDAGVVRDEFQVFEWDGEQRPIETWNRDQDLRSSMRNSVVWVYEKFAREIGDEAEIEYLKKVGYGNEEVTGMKPFWVEGDLAISAVEQVAFLKRLYRNELPFKVEHQRLVKDVMIVEAGRDWILRAKTGWSGEIGGGVGWVEWPTGPGFFALNIDTPGRMEDLPKREGITRAVLREVGALP